From Nitratidesulfovibrio vulgaris str. Hildenborough, a single genomic window includes:
- the rfbC gene encoding dTDP-4-dehydrorhamnose 3,5-epimerase, whose amino-acid sequence MHITETGLPGLRLLTPQAHRDERGFFLETYRESFFDTLTHGQRFVQDNHARSEDAGVLRGLHFQLPPMTQAKLVWAVQGSIYDVAVDLREGSPTFGRWFGCTLTAASFQRIYVPRGFAHGYMTLEPGTEVMYKVDAYYAPALEQGLPWNDPDIGITWPDMTPILSAKDQRHGTFRDFRTPFSFTPDTEHA is encoded by the coding sequence ATGCACATCACAGAAACCGGACTTCCCGGGTTACGGCTGCTTACGCCACAGGCCCACCGGGACGAACGTGGCTTTTTTCTTGAGACCTACCGGGAGTCGTTCTTCGACACCCTGACGCACGGTCAGCGCTTCGTGCAAGACAACCACGCGCGTTCGGAAGATGCGGGTGTCCTGCGCGGGCTGCATTTTCAGCTTCCTCCCATGACGCAGGCAAAACTCGTCTGGGCCGTCCAGGGTTCCATCTATGATGTCGCCGTCGACCTGCGCGAGGGCTCGCCCACCTTCGGACGCTGGTTCGGCTGCACCCTCACCGCCGCATCGTTCCAGCGGATCTATGTGCCACGCGGCTTCGCCCATGGCTACATGACGCTCGAACCGGGAACGGAGGTCATGTACAAGGTCGACGCCTACTATGCCCCGGCACTGGAACAGGGGCTGCCGTGGAACGACCCGGACATCGGCATCACATGGCCCGACATGACACCCATCCTGTCTGCCAAAGACCAGCGGCACGGCACCTTCCGCGACTTTCGCACCCCCTTCAGCTTCACTCCCGACACGGAGCACGCATGA
- a CDS encoding PAS domain-containing protein — protein MARELHTDGEGDTAAHARIAALEAEVEALRARERTLRDILLSIPDMITVHDRNESIVFSNWKGDDLYWENLGGERHGSRCYGCYFRGEKQCDACQIAEVFDTGVQKSIELYNPEIRAFRSITVFPVHNAAGEVVMVAEYVRDVTATRRMERELRVAKEAAEAADKAKSEFLASMSHEIRTPMNGVLGMLDLALDTRLDDEQRDYLEAAQNSAESLLALINDILDFSKIEAGMVELDSQAFRLRKRLSTLHTMFVHRAEEKGLAFGFRIGEEVPDGLVGDPMRLRQVLVNLLDNAIKFTEQGRVYLDVQLDAAQGALPAEGEPILLRFSVTDSGPGILESHREHIFERFVQADGSLSRRHRGTGLGLAICKRLATLMGGTSRWKVLRAAAARSPSRRRSNAPPSTVPLTTANWRVSRRSP, from the coding sequence ATGGCGAGAGAGTTACACACTGACGGGGAAGGCGATACTGCGGCCCATGCGCGCATCGCTGCACTTGAGGCCGAGGTTGAGGCCTTGCGTGCACGGGAACGGACGTTGCGCGATATTCTTCTTTCCATTCCCGACATGATCACCGTGCACGACCGTAACGAGAGCATCGTGTTCAGCAACTGGAAGGGTGACGACCTCTACTGGGAGAACCTTGGCGGTGAACGGCACGGAAGTCGGTGCTACGGCTGCTACTTCAGGGGGGAGAAGCAGTGCGACGCCTGTCAGATTGCCGAAGTCTTCGATACGGGCGTGCAGAAGAGCATCGAGCTTTACAACCCCGAGATTCGGGCCTTCAGGTCCATCACGGTCTTCCCGGTACACAACGCCGCTGGTGAGGTCGTGATGGTGGCCGAGTATGTGCGGGACGTGACCGCCACGCGGCGTATGGAACGCGAACTGCGCGTTGCCAAAGAGGCGGCAGAGGCCGCGGACAAGGCCAAGAGCGAGTTTCTCGCCTCCATGAGTCACGAGATACGCACCCCCATGAACGGAGTGCTCGGCATGCTCGACCTTGCGCTCGATACGCGCCTCGACGATGAGCAGCGCGATTATCTCGAGGCGGCACAGAATTCGGCCGAATCGCTGCTCGCGCTCATCAACGACATCCTCGACTTCTCCAAGATCGAAGCCGGCATGGTGGAACTGGACAGTCAGGCCTTCAGGCTACGTAAACGCCTCTCCACCCTGCACACCATGTTCGTGCACCGGGCAGAGGAGAAGGGCCTCGCCTTCGGGTTCCGCATCGGTGAAGAGGTGCCGGACGGGCTGGTGGGCGACCCCATGCGGCTGCGACAGGTGCTGGTCAACCTGCTGGACAATGCCATCAAGTTCACCGAGCAGGGGCGGGTCTATCTGGACGTGCAGCTTGATGCAGCCCAAGGCGCGCTTCCGGCCGAAGGCGAGCCGATACTCCTGCGTTTTTCGGTCACGGACAGCGGGCCGGGTATTCTGGAAAGCCATCGCGAGCATATCTTCGAACGCTTCGTGCAGGCCGATGGTTCGCTGTCGCGCAGGCATCGCGGCACGGGGCTGGGCCTTGCCATCTGCAAACGGCTGGCGACGCTCATGGGGGGGACATCACGGTGGAAAGTGCTCCGGGCAGCGGCAGCACGTTCACCTTCACGGCGTCGTTCGAACGCGCCTCCTTCGACGGTGCCGCTGACGACCGCAAACTGGCGCGTCAGCCGCAGAAGCCCGTGA
- a CDS encoding response regulator has protein sequence MTPARILVAEDHPMNLMFIEKLLAKQGYEVHTVTDGTEVLPALQRERFDLVLMDIAMPVMDGIEATRSVRQAGNMITDKNVPIIAMTAHAMKGDREQFLAAGMDDYIGKPINSDNLCNMLLKHLQRARRAAECASASSPA, from the coding sequence GTGACCCCGGCGCGCATCCTCGTCGCCGAGGACCATCCCATGAACCTCATGTTCATCGAGAAGCTTCTTGCCAAGCAGGGCTACGAGGTACACACCGTCACCGATGGCACCGAAGTGCTGCCCGCGTTGCAACGCGAGCGGTTCGACCTTGTACTCATGGACATCGCCATGCCGGTCATGGACGGTATCGAAGCTACCCGTAGTGTGCGTCAGGCCGGGAACATGATCACGGACAAGAACGTGCCCATCATCGCCATGACAGCCCATGCCATGAAAGGCGACCGTGAACAGTTCCTTGCCGCAGGCATGGACGACTACATCGGCAAGCCCATCAATTCAGACAATCTCTGCAACATGCTGCTGAAGCACCTGCAGCGTGCGCGCAGGGCGGCGGAGTGCGCTTCGGCGTCATCTCCGGCTTGA
- a CDS encoding methyl-accepting chemotaxis protein: MHLLDSMRNRLLVLFLLAGLAPVIVIGLWAATLSSDALMRQAYDSLTAIRTIKGNQMRLFFEERQQFVLTAARSPWLGPAFRDLATTFNAAGGVGGGFKGYANGRFDAPPVYKAVHDRLHKGFADFVSTTGFYDLLLDATKGDVVYSVAKENDFASAAGSIDTPLRDVWRRVMQTGQPAMSDMKPYEPSQGAPAMFAGAPVTFDGTVAGVVVLQISNEQINAIMQERSGMGTSGETYLVGPDKRMRSDSFLDSKGRTVNASFAGTVERNGVDTEASRDALTGTSGARIINDYNGNPVLSVYAPLKVGDTTWALIAEIDEAEVHQPVRTLNLALSGGALLVALVMLGVAWLVARSVTRPVASIRDFAANIASGDLDAQLAGDFRGELLELAEAIRRMVTELKERLGFATGVLRAIPIPVVTTDRQGDITFVNDHLITYMAEPRPVEYWSKGRKAEELFGDECPTCSALAISHGKETQTEENLRTKKGDLRTARLTAAPLHDRDGNAIGAIVLFLDLTDLKRQEEAIRRTNEAISKAADHADSISQQVSSAATEIASQVEESARGSDIQRERTTESATAIEEMNATTMEVARNASLAAEQADTAIRQARSGEEVVQRVVDAIGTVRERSETLKHSLETLGVQADAIGQVMVVINDIADQTNLLALNAAIEAARAGEAGRGFAVVADEVRKLAEKTMNATREVGEAVHAIQSGARGNIQEMDKAAEAVGESTRLAGEAGKALGTIVSIVETTADQVRNIATAAEQQSAASEEINRASDEISAIASETAQAMAQSAEAVTELSRLAQELREVIREMVQVGQQ, from the coding sequence ATGCACCTTCTCGATTCCATGCGTAACAGGCTTCTCGTCCTGTTCCTGCTGGCTGGCCTCGCGCCCGTCATCGTCATCGGTCTGTGGGCCGCCACATTGAGCAGTGATGCGCTGATGCGGCAAGCCTACGACAGCCTCACGGCCATCCGCACCATCAAGGGCAACCAGATGCGACTCTTCTTCGAAGAACGTCAGCAGTTCGTCCTGACCGCTGCCCGTTCGCCCTGGCTGGGCCCTGCGTTTCGAGACCTTGCGACGACATTCAATGCTGCGGGCGGTGTGGGGGGCGGTTTCAAGGGATACGCCAACGGCAGGTTCGATGCCCCGCCAGTGTACAAAGCCGTACATGACAGGCTGCACAAGGGCTTTGCCGACTTCGTATCGACCACAGGCTTCTACGACCTGCTGCTGGATGCCACCAAGGGTGACGTGGTCTATTCCGTGGCCAAGGAGAACGACTTCGCGTCCGCAGCCGGAAGCATCGACACTCCCTTGCGCGACGTATGGCGACGAGTGATGCAGACCGGTCAGCCCGCCATGTCGGACATGAAGCCCTACGAGCCCTCCCAGGGGGCTCCCGCCATGTTCGCCGGAGCCCCTGTCACCTTCGACGGGACGGTCGCAGGCGTCGTCGTCCTCCAGATTTCCAACGAGCAAATCAACGCCATCATGCAGGAACGTTCCGGCATGGGCACATCCGGAGAGACCTACCTCGTCGGCCCCGACAAGCGCATGAGGTCAGATTCATTCCTCGATTCCAAGGGACGCACCGTCAACGCCTCGTTCGCGGGAACGGTGGAACGCAACGGCGTCGACACCGAAGCCAGCCGCGACGCACTGACGGGCACGTCGGGCGCGCGCATCATCAACGACTACAACGGCAACCCTGTGCTTTCGGTCTACGCGCCGCTCAAGGTCGGTGACACGACTTGGGCACTCATCGCCGAAATCGATGAAGCCGAAGTCCACCAGCCGGTGCGTACCCTGAACCTTGCCCTCTCGGGCGGGGCGTTGCTTGTGGCCCTTGTCATGCTCGGGGTGGCGTGGCTGGTGGCGCGTTCGGTCACGCGACCCGTGGCGTCCATCCGCGACTTTGCCGCCAACATCGCCAGCGGTGACCTCGACGCACAACTCGCCGGGGACTTCAGGGGGGAACTCCTCGAACTCGCCGAAGCCATCCGCCGCATGGTGACAGAACTGAAAGAACGCCTCGGCTTCGCCACAGGGGTGCTGCGGGCCATTCCCATTCCCGTGGTGACCACCGACAGGCAGGGTGACATCACCTTCGTCAACGACCATCTCATCACCTACATGGCCGAACCCAGGCCGGTCGAATACTGGTCGAAGGGACGCAAGGCCGAAGAGCTTTTCGGAGATGAATGCCCGACATGCTCTGCCCTCGCCATCTCGCACGGCAAGGAGACCCAGACCGAAGAGAACCTGCGAACCAAGAAGGGAGACCTGCGCACGGCACGGCTGACGGCAGCCCCTCTCCATGACCGCGACGGCAACGCCATCGGCGCCATCGTCCTCTTCCTCGACCTCACCGACCTCAAGCGGCAGGAGGAGGCCATACGCCGCACCAACGAAGCCATCTCCAAGGCCGCTGACCACGCGGACTCCATCTCGCAGCAGGTGTCATCGGCCGCGACGGAGATAGCCTCGCAGGTCGAAGAGTCGGCGCGAGGGTCCGACATCCAGCGCGAACGCACCACGGAGAGTGCCACCGCCATCGAGGAGATGAACGCCACGACCATGGAGGTGGCGCGCAACGCCTCACTTGCGGCGGAACAGGCAGACACCGCCATCAGGCAGGCGCGTTCCGGTGAAGAGGTGGTGCAGCGGGTCGTCGATGCCATCGGCACGGTGCGAGAACGCTCCGAGACCCTCAAGCACAGTCTTGAGACCCTTGGCGTGCAAGCCGACGCCATCGGTCAGGTGATGGTGGTCATCAACGACATCGCCGACCAGACGAACCTGCTGGCCCTCAACGCCGCCATCGAAGCGGCCCGTGCGGGCGAGGCGGGACGAGGGTTCGCCGTTGTCGCAGACGAGGTGCGCAAGCTTGCCGAAAAGACCATGAACGCCACCCGGGAGGTGGGCGAGGCCGTACACGCCATCCAGTCCGGCGCACGGGGAAACATTCAGGAGATGGACAAGGCGGCCGAGGCAGTGGGCGAGAGTACGCGGCTTGCCGGAGAGGCGGGCAAGGCGCTCGGCACCATCGTCAGCATCGTCGAGACGACTGCCGACCAGGTTCGGAACATCGCCACAGCGGCCGAACAGCAGTCCGCCGCCAGCGAAGAGATCAACAGGGCCAGTGACGAGATAAGTGCCATCGCCTCCGAGACGGCACAGGCCATGGCGCAGTCCGCCGAAGCGGTCACGGAACTGAGCCGCCTTGCACAGGAACTGCGCGAGGTCATCCGGGAGATGGTGCAGGTGGGGCAGCAGTAG